The Phoenix dactylifera cultivar Barhee BC4 chromosome 9, palm_55x_up_171113_PBpolish2nd_filt_p, whole genome shotgun sequence genome window below encodes:
- the LOC103701880 gene encoding nicotinamide adenine dinucleotide transporter 1, chloroplastic-like, translating to MSQEFHGPSTRDLLRNACAGASAGMIAATFVCPLDVIKTRLQVHGLPSLPSSARRGSLIVSSLEQIIKTEGFKGMYRGLSPTILALLPNWAVYFTVYDKLKGKLLSHADINNQLSIGANIIAASGAGAATAIATNPLWVVKTRLQTQGMRPGVVPYRSIMSALKRISHEEGIRGLYSGLLPALVGVSHVAIQFPAYEKIKSYLARRDNTTVDKLSAGNVAIASSLSKILASTMTYPHEVVRSRLQEQGHARSAVNHYAGALDCTKKVFQKDGIRGFYRGCATNLLRTTPAAVITFTSYEMIQRFLRRAFPPMQNHSGACSEPLSHTKSKQVSVSTGEKKEDSSAQTTKPIGKERTHRRKLMVPVPDKLVW from the exons ATGTCTCAAGAATTCCATGGCCCGAGCACCCGCGATCTCCTCCGTAATGCCTGCGCTGGCGCCTCTGCTG GGATGATTGCGGCCACTTTCGTGTGCCCGTTGGATGTGATCAAGACGAGGCTTCAGGTTCATGGGCTGCCCAGTCTTCCGTCCTCGGCTCGTCGGG GAAGTCTTATTGTCTCAAGCTTGGAACAAATAATAAAAACTGAAGGCTTTAAAGGAATGTACCGAGGTCTTTCTCCAACAATTTTGGCATTGCTTccaaactgggcc GTATACTTCACTGTTTATGATAAGCTCAAAGGGAAACTTCTTTCACATG CTGACATAAATAATCAATTATCAATAGGAGCAAACATCATTGCTGCCTCAGGTGCAGGAGCTGCAACAGCCATTGCAACCAATCCATTATGGGTTGTTAAGACCAGACTCCAA aCACAGGGAATGAGACCTGGAGTTGTGCCATACAGAAGCATAATGTCTGCACTAAAAAGAATTTCACATGAAGAGGGCATCCGAGGTTTATATAG TGGTCTTCTTCCTGCCTTGGTGGGTGTTAGCCATGTCGCCATCCAGTTTCCAGCTTACGAAAAGATAAAATCATACTTAGCAAGAAGGG ATAACACAACTGTGGATAAGCTCAGTGCCGGCAATGTAGCTATTGCTTCCTCACTATCTAAAATACTTGCCTCAACAATGACTTATCCTCATGAG GTTGTAAGGTCCAGGCTGCAGGAACAAGGCCATGCACGCAGTGCTGTAAACCATTATGCTGGTGCTCTGGATTGCACTAAGAAGGTCTTCCAAAAGGATGGCATCCGTGGCTTTTACCGTGGCTGTGCCACGAACTTATTAAGAACCACGCCAGCCGCTGTCATCACTTTCACCAGTTATGAAATGATTCAAAGATTTTTGCGTCGAGCTTTTCCACCTATGCAAAACCACTCAGGAGCTTGCTCAGAACCTTTGAGTCATACTAAATCAAAGCAAGTTAGCGTTAGTactggagagaagaaagaggatagTAGTGCCCAGACAACAAAACCAATTGGCAAAGAGAGAACTCACCGCAGGAAGCTGATGGTTCCTGTTCCTGACAAACTTGTTTGGTAA